One genomic window of Medicago truncatula cultivar Jemalong A17 chromosome 1, MtrunA17r5.0-ANR, whole genome shotgun sequence includes the following:
- the LOC25485306 gene encoding uncharacterized protein isoform X2, whose translation MAFLRPTLSQLSLSQSNFPRNSSLNHPTQQCFFHKRILKFQNSKSSRVCCSSSQDAKNQNNGEEPPESLFLKELKRRGMTPTSLLEDYKQTNYGVDEEAFVNEEDRGFLNRKTVSTNIERGLENQRERSMALNSEGLEGLVPRAKLLLTLGGTFFLAFGPLILITVAFFSALYFVSSSCYQLIDLYSMHFMIC comes from the exons atggCGTTTTTGAGACCAACCCTCTCTCAACTTTCCCTTTCACAATCCAATTTTCCCAGAAATTCTTCATTGAATCATCCAACCCAACAATGTTTTTTTCACAAAAGGATCCTAAAGTTTCAAAATTCCAAGTCTTCCAGGGTCTGTTGTAGTAGTTCTCAAGATGCCAAGAACCAAAACAATG GAGAAGAGCCTCCAGAGTCATTATTTCTGAAGGAATTAAAGAGGAGAGGTATGACGCCTACATCATTGCTTGAGGATTACAAGCAAACCAACTATGGAGTTGATGAAGAGGCGTTTGTGAATGAAGAAGATAGGGGTTTCCTGAACAGAAAAACAGTGTCAACCAATATTGAAAGGGGTCTAGAGAATCAGAGGGAACGGTCTATGGCGCTGAACAGTGAAGGTCTTGAG GGCTTGGTACCTCGAGCTAAACTTCTATTGACACTTGGAGGAACATTCTTCTTGGCATTTGGACCATTGATCCTCATAACCGTGGCATTTTTTTCGGCTCTTTACTTCGTAAGCTCTTCTTGCTATCAACTAAT TGATCTATATAGTATgcattttatgatatgttaa
- the LOC25485306 gene encoding uncharacterized protein isoform X1, giving the protein MAFLRPTLSQLSLSQSNFPRNSSLNHPTQQCFFHKRILKFQNSKSSRVCCSSSQDAKNQNNGEEPPESLFLKELKRRGMTPTSLLEDYKQTNYGVDEEAFVNEEDRGFLNRKTVSTNIERGLENQRERSMALNSEGLEGLVPRAKLLLTLGGTFFLAFGPLILITVAFFSALYFYFGPSFIHDGSKMSISPPQYVDPYALLEDERISQIAPRLN; this is encoded by the exons atggCGTTTTTGAGACCAACCCTCTCTCAACTTTCCCTTTCACAATCCAATTTTCCCAGAAATTCTTCATTGAATCATCCAACCCAACAATGTTTTTTTCACAAAAGGATCCTAAAGTTTCAAAATTCCAAGTCTTCCAGGGTCTGTTGTAGTAGTTCTCAAGATGCCAAGAACCAAAACAATG GAGAAGAGCCTCCAGAGTCATTATTTCTGAAGGAATTAAAGAGGAGAGGTATGACGCCTACATCATTGCTTGAGGATTACAAGCAAACCAACTATGGAGTTGATGAAGAGGCGTTTGTGAATGAAGAAGATAGGGGTTTCCTGAACAGAAAAACAGTGTCAACCAATATTGAAAGGGGTCTAGAGAATCAGAGGGAACGGTCTATGGCGCTGAACAGTGAAGGTCTTGAG GGCTTGGTACCTCGAGCTAAACTTCTATTGACACTTGGAGGAACATTCTTCTTGGCATTTGGACCATTGATCCTCATAACCGTGGCATTTTTTTCGGCTCTTTACTTC TATTTCGGACCAAGTTTTATCCACGACGGAAGCAAGATGTCAATATCACCTCCACAATATGTGGACCCTTATGCACTCTTAGAAGATGAAAGGATATCTCAGATAGCTCCTCGGCTAAATTAA